A DNA window from Porites lutea chromosome 6, jaPorLute2.1, whole genome shotgun sequence contains the following coding sequences:
- the LOC140940731 gene encoding uncharacterized protein, whose translation MTIEPLVANRLIPLDKGEGAVRPIGVGEVLRRICGKCVMSVVKKDVVDASGSLQLCAGQKSGSEAAIHAMHTIFESDDTDAVLLIDASNAFNALNRAAALHNIRILCPIIAIYAINTYRQPARLFVIGGKEIVSAEGTTQGDPLAMGLYALSIQPLITSLQAASSVKQCWFADDASGAGSIMEIRTWWDALSTLGPDFGYFPNDRKCWIIAKPAKEESVREAFKDTSINVTVQGQKHLGAAIGSREYLEEYVSEKVTNWINDIAKLAEFALSQPQACYAAYTFGLKHRWTYFLRTLPDIQDLLEPLEDAISHMLIPAITERKCNQLDRNILALPVRLGGLGLGNPSLEARREYASSVKVTKPLVEQIVSQSHQLPEDSLTKLAQQEVRSERSKELEHRAERIKEMAPRKTQRALDLATEKGSSAWLTVLPLQDLGFNLNKREFRDAVKLRYDWPVEDIPSTCACGEAFTVDHSMICKLGGFITQRHNELRDLEAEFLSMVCSDVEIEPVLQDISGEHLNRGSNKAQDARLDIHARGFWERHRSAFFDVRVCHPNAASYRDLEPQQIYRIHENEKKRLYSERVLDIEHGTFTPLVFTTTGGMGKECLKYHSRLAQLIAIKKGEQYAKTISWIRTRTSFALLRSALVCLRGSRTRRVLCDIENVDIDIEMSVKENVHK comes from the exons ATGACCATAGAGCCCCTGGTAGCTAACCGTCTGATTCCACTGGATAAAGGCGAAGGTGCTGTTAGACCAATAGGAGTCGGAGAAGTTTTAAGGAGAATTTGTGGAAAGTGTGTAATGAGTGTTGTTAAGAAGGATGTTGTCGATGCCAGCGGCTCACTCCAGCTGTGTGCTGGACAAAAGTCCGGAAGCGAGGCTGCAATACACGCTATGCATACTATATTTGAATCAGATGACACTGATGCCGTACTTCTCATCGACGCCTCTAATGCATTCAACGCACTCAACAGAGCAGCTGCACTGCACAACATCCGGATTCTGTGTCCTATAATAGCAATTTACGCTATTAATACCTACAGACAGCCTGCTCGGCTATTTGTCATTGGTGGGAAAGAGATCGTGTCagcagaaggaacaacacaGGGCGATCCGCTTGCTATGGGTCTATATGCCTTAAGCATCCAGCCTTTAATTACGAGTCTACAAGCAGCGTCCAGTGTCAAGCAATGTTGGTTTGCAGATGATGCTAGTGGAGCTGGCTCCATTATGGAAATTAGGACGTGGTGGGATGCCCTTAGCACCCTTGGTccggattttggttattttccgaacgacaggaaatgctggatcatcgcaaaaccagcaaaggaagaaagtgtcagggaagctttcaaggacacttccattaacgtaacagtacaagggcagaaacaccttggggcggcaataggatcaagggagtatttagaggaatatgtcagcgaaaaggtgaccaattggatcaatgacattgctaagttagccgaatttgctctatctcaaccacaagcgtgctacgcagcctacacctttggcttgaaacatcggtggacgtactttttaagaactttgccggacattcaagatctgttagaaccattagaagatgcaatatcccatatgctaattcctgcgattactgagcgcaagtgtaatcagctggataggaatattctagcgctgccagttcgcctgggtggcctgggcctgggaaacccgtcccttgaggcaaggcgcgaatatgcttcgtctgtcaaagtaacaaagccccttgttgaacaaattgtatctcagtcacatcagttacctgaagattccctcacaaaactagcacaacaggaagtaagaagtgaaagatcaaaggaactcgaacacagggcagagcgtattaaggagatggcaccaagaaagactcagcgagcattagatctggcgacagaaaagggatcatcagcatggcttacagtgcttcccctccaggatttgggctttaacctgaataaaagggaattccgtgatgctgtgaaactacgctacgactggccagtggaagatatcccctccacatgtgcctgtggggaagcctttacggttgatcactctatgatttgcaaactaggaggttttattactcaacgccacaacgagctaagagatctcgaagctgaatttctgagtatggtgtgtagcgatgtcgagatcgaaccagtacttcaagacatctccggcgaacatttaaacagaggatctaacaaagctcaggatgcgaggttagatatccacgcgcgtggtttctgggagcgacatcgatcagcattcttcgatgtgagggtctgtcaccctaatgctgcatcgtatagggacctagagccacaacaaatctatcgtatccatgagaacgagaaaaagcgtctctactcagagagagtcctggacatcgagcatggaacatttacacctttggtcttcaccacaactggcggaatgggaaaggagtgcttgaagtatcatagccgtttagcacagctgattgccatcaaaaaaggggagcagtatgccaaaactatctcatggatcagaacgagaacctcattcgcactcttgagatctgcgttggtttgtcttcgaggctctaggacaagaagagtgctATGTGACATtgagaatgttgatatcgacatcgaa ATGAGTGTCAAGGAAAACGTTCATAAATGA